A stretch of DNA from Mucilaginibacter daejeonensis:
TGATGGTGTTACCCGAGGACGAAGCCCACGTGACCAAACAACTTACCGAGACCTACCAAAAGATCATGGCCCACGACTTTGCCACCGGATGCGGCAAGGAAGACTGCGATTGGTGTCACTTTGTGCGCAGCAACTTTAAACAGCCGGGCAAGATATTAGAAGCGGCAGGAGAGGAATAGTAACTTAGAAGTGGCAACTTGCTATGGCTACGTATTTACTAACAAACATTGACCGATGAAGACAATATCGATGGTCCTCATAGCGCTTGTAGCTCTCGAGCATTTGTACATCTTGTGGATAGAGATGTTCGCCTGGACCACCAAGGGTAAGGCTACCTTTACCAGTTTGCCAGAGCATTTGTTCGAGCAAACCAAAACACTTGCCGCTAACCAGGGACTCTACAACGGTTTCCTGGCTGCGGGCCTAATATGGTCG
This window harbors:
- a CDS encoding DUF1304 domain-containing protein, with translation MKTISMVLIALVALEHLYILWIEMFAWTTKGKATFTSLPEHLFEQTKTLAANQGLYNGFLAAGLIWSLLISDDNWSHNVALFFLSCVVIAALYGGLTAGRSVLIKQGIPAMLALVFTLIA